The following are from one region of the Magallana gigas chromosome 6, xbMagGiga1.1, whole genome shotgun sequence genome:
- the LOC105345721 gene encoding ubiquitin carboxyl-terminal hydrolase 3 — protein sequence MECPHLEDNACITTPNIKSENLPSRFVCGVCKTEQSPWICVKCGRIHCGRYVNGHAKLHHEEATNHAVCMDCDNLAVFCYKCDEFVINDTAPGHLEKLRQQLKSISSAQARMRQKSRRRCSTDSQENEKATKKIKKDDRLSKPRSSGLRNLGNTCFMNAVLQSLSNIQQFCGYIKQLPSLEEKVTKVKKIQTRKSKTPEEDVLLVEELRKTLCALWQGSKGAISPESLFAVIWKVVPRFRGYQQQDAHEFMRYLLDRLHTELLTLLPYPNSDSPFIGPKGKSTIVTAIFGGLLQNEVTCLVCGVESKKHDPFLDLSLDIPQQFCTRGVKAKDGEQLRCTLSDCLQSFTELEELEESELYMCSTCKKKQRSTKKFWIRRLPNVLCLHIKRFRWQSFFRVKLETFVEFPLEGLNMHKYILDNLHETRGSGSGSNEYDLAAVVVHHGSGAGSGHYTSYARHEGQWFHFNDSTVTPCEPETVAKCKAYILFYIRRQFKVPDYLSIRNGK from the exons TTTGTAAAACAGAGCAGAGTCCATGGATTTGTGTGAAGTGTGGACGCATTCACTGTGGAAG ATATGTAAATGGACATGCCAAGCTCCACCATGAGGAGGCCACAAACCACGCAGTGTGCATGGACTGTGACAACTTGGCTGTCTTCTG ttacaAATGTGACGAGTTTGTTATCAATGACACAGCACCTGGTCATCTGGAAAAACTTCGCCAACAACTGAAATCCATCTCCAG TGCTCAAGCTCGAATGAGACAGAAGTCAAGGAGGAGGTGTTCCACTGATTCACAGGAGAATGAAAAGGCaaccaaaaaaatcaagaaG GATGACCGTTTAAGTAAACCCCGATCTTCTGGATTACGGAACCTTgggaatacatgttttatgaatGCAGTATTACAGTCTCTGAG CAACATTCAACAGTTTTGTGGTTATATAAAGCAACTTCCATCTTTAGAAGAAAAAGTAACAAAAGTCAAGAAAATACAGACACGGAAATCAAAAACACCTGAAGAGGATGT ATTGCTGGTAGAAGAATTGCGGAAGACTTTATGTGCACTATGGCAGGGCTCCAAAGGTGCCATCTCTCCAGAGTCCCTGTTTGCTGTCATTTGGAAAGTTGTCCCCAGATTTAG GGGATACCAGCAACAAGATGCCCACGAGTTTATGCGGTACCTCTTGGACAGACTTCACACAGAACTTCTGACACTGCTGCCCTACCCAAACAGTGACAGTCCCTTCATCGGACCAAAGGGCAAGAGCACAATTGTAACCGCAATTTTTGGAGGCCTCCTCCAAAATGAGGTCACATGTCTAGTGTGTGGGGTGGAGTCCAAAAAGCATGATCCATTCCTAG ATCTATCTCTTGATATTCCCCAACAATTCTGTACGAGAGGAGTGAAAGCCAAAGACGGGGAACAGTTAAGATGTACACtctcag ACTGCTTACAGAGTTTTACAGAATTGGAGGAACTGGAGGAATCTGAGCTCTACATGTGTAGCACTTGTAAGAAGAAACAGCGGTCCACCAAAAAGTTCTGGATAAGAAGGCTGCCAAAT GTTCTTTGTTTGCATATAAAACGCTTTCGATGGCAGTCTTTCTTTAGAGTGAAACTAGAGACATTTGTAGAATTCCCCTTGGAAGGACTAAACATGCACAAGTATATTCTTGACAATTTG CATGAGACGCGAGGCAGTGGGAGTGGGAGCAATGAGTATGACCTGGCAGCGGTGGTTGTTCACCATGGCTCTGG ggcGGGATCTGGTCACTACACATCATACGCTAGACATGAAG GTCAATGGTTCCACTTCAATGACAGTACAGTGACTCCATGTGAGCCAGAAACAGTGGCCAAATGTAAGGCCTACATCTTGTTCTATATACGCCGGCAATTCAAGGTCCCTGATTATTTAAGCATCAGGAATGGAAAGTAA